One Pectobacterium colocasium DNA segment encodes these proteins:
- a CDS encoding L,D-transpeptidase family protein: protein MSIRAIFTVVLAAAAFSQAAFAVVYPLPAANSRLIGENIEITVPEDSTQPLEHFAAQFQMGLSNMLEANPDADVYLPVPGSKMVIPHQLILPDAPREGIVINSAEMRLYYYPKGSKTVVVLPIGIGELGKDTPINWTTSVQRKKAGPTWTPTAKMHAEYAARGETLQKVFPAGPDNPMGLYALYIGNLYAIHGTNANFGIGLRVSHGCVRLRADDIKYLFDHVPVGTRVQFINEPVKATVEPDGSRYVEVHNPLSRTVEEFHSNSPAPISMTPKVSKVLADASVNTSEVDQAIQRRSGMPTKINGLIEQATPAIPVESAAAPVAPEAQPQDSLNAEQNAAPAESQPTTTATDASRS, encoded by the coding sequence ATGAGTATTCGCGCGATCTTTACTGTAGTTCTTGCCGCCGCCGCATTCAGCCAGGCCGCCTTTGCCGTTGTTTATCCTCTGCCTGCGGCGAATAGCCGACTGATAGGCGAGAATATCGAAATCACCGTACCGGAAGATAGCACGCAGCCGTTGGAGCATTTTGCAGCACAGTTCCAAATGGGTCTGAGCAACATGCTGGAAGCCAACCCAGATGCGGACGTTTACCTGCCCGTTCCCGGCAGCAAAATGGTCATTCCTCATCAGTTGATTCTGCCGGATGCCCCGCGTGAAGGCATTGTCATCAACAGCGCAGAAATGCGTTTGTACTACTACCCGAAAGGCTCCAAAACCGTGGTCGTGCTGCCAATCGGGATTGGTGAGTTAGGCAAAGATACGCCGATCAACTGGACGACCTCCGTTCAACGTAAGAAAGCGGGCCCAACCTGGACGCCAACCGCGAAGATGCATGCCGAATACGCAGCACGCGGTGAGACACTGCAAAAAGTTTTCCCAGCAGGCCCGGATAACCCGATGGGTCTGTACGCGCTCTACATCGGCAACCTGTACGCGATCCACGGCACCAACGCCAACTTCGGTATTGGCCTGCGCGTAAGCCACGGCTGCGTTCGTCTGCGTGCCGATGATATCAAGTATCTATTCGACCACGTTCCGGTCGGTACTCGCGTTCAGTTCATCAATGAGCCAGTGAAAGCCACCGTTGAGCCAGATGGCTCACGCTATGTTGAGGTTCACAATCCGCTGTCCCGCACGGTAGAAGAATTCCATTCTAATTCTCCTGCACCGATCAGCATGACGCCAAAAGTGAGCAAAGTTCTGGCTGATGCCAGCGTGAACACCAGTGAAGTCGATCAGGCAATCCAGAGACGTTCTGGTATGCCGACCAAAATCAATGGTCTGATCGAACAAGCTACCCCGGCGATTCCGGTTGAATCTGCTGCGGCACCTGTCGCACCAGAAGCACAGCCGCAAGACAGCCTTAATGCGGAGCAAAATGCCGCACCGGCTGAATCACAGCCAACAACTACAGCGACCGACGCCAGCCGTTCGTAA
- a CDS encoding deaminated glutathione amidase produces the protein MKVALGQFAVDREWQQNATTIAGFMSAAQQNGADLLVLPEGVLARDITNPNMVLTAAQPLDGPFVTHLLEASRGNNLTTMLCVHIPNGEGKVWNTLLALRNGEIVAQYRKLHLYDAFSVQESENVLAGETIPPLLTIAGLNVGLMTCYDIRFPELARRLVLDGADVLVLPSAWIKGPLKEAHWELLVRARALENTTYLVAVGECGVRNIGNSMVVDPLGVVVVQAPETPALLYADIEPERLAYARQALPVLANRRFNKPTLDGEN, from the coding sequence ATGAAAGTCGCACTGGGGCAATTCGCCGTTGACCGCGAGTGGCAACAAAATGCCACGACCATCGCTGGATTCATGTCGGCAGCACAGCAAAACGGCGCAGATCTGCTGGTGCTGCCTGAAGGCGTGCTAGCTCGCGATATCACCAATCCCAACATGGTGCTCACCGCCGCTCAGCCGCTTGATGGCCCGTTTGTTACGCATCTGCTGGAAGCCAGCAGAGGCAACAACCTGACGACCATGCTCTGTGTGCATATCCCAAACGGCGAAGGGAAAGTCTGGAATACGCTACTGGCATTGCGCAACGGCGAGATCGTCGCGCAATACCGCAAACTGCATCTGTACGATGCCTTTTCCGTACAGGAATCGGAAAACGTGCTGGCAGGTGAAACAATTCCACCGCTGTTGACCATCGCTGGGTTAAACGTCGGGCTGATGACCTGCTATGACATTCGCTTCCCTGAACTTGCCCGCCGTCTGGTGCTGGACGGTGCAGATGTCCTCGTTCTCCCCTCCGCCTGGATTAAAGGCCCGTTGAAAGAAGCGCACTGGGAACTGTTGGTGCGCGCCAGAGCACTGGAAAACACCACTTATCTCGTCGCCGTTGGTGAATGTGGCGTCAGGAATATCGGTAACAGCATGGTGGTCGATCCTTTAGGCGTCGTTGTGGTTCAGGCACCGGAAACTCCGGCTCTCCTGTATGCAGACATTGAACCGGAACGACTGGCGTACGCCCGTCAGGCTCTCCCGGTACTCGCAAATCGACGCTTTAACAAACCCACACTAGACGGGGAAAATTGA
- a CDS encoding O-acetylhomoserine aminocarboxypropyltransferase/cysteine synthase family protein: MKLESLALHHGYESEATTKSAAVPIYQTTSYTFDDTQHGADLFDLKVAGNIYSRIMNPTNAVLEQRLAAIEGGIGALVLSSGMAAITYSLQALTQVGDNIVSTSQLYGGTYNLFAHTLPRQGVEVRMASFDDFTTLESLIDERTRAVFCESIGNPAGNIVDIAKIADIAHRHGVPVIVDNTVATPVLCRPFEHGADIVVHSLTKYIGGHGTTIGGVIIDSGKFDWVANKSRFPLLNEPDPSYHGVVYTDAFGPAAYIGRCRVVPLRNTGAALSPHSAFLLLQGLETLSLRIERHCSNAEALAGYLNQHPLVTWVNYGALPDSPYKANCDKITSGKASGIISFGIKGGKTAGGHFIDALKMILRLVNIGDAKSLACHPASTTHRQLNAEELAKAGVSEDLVRISVGIEHIDDIIADVAQALEASQK, from the coding sequence ATGAAACTTGAATCCCTCGCGCTACATCATGGTTATGAATCTGAAGCGACAACGAAGTCCGCAGCCGTACCGATTTACCAGACGACCTCTTACACATTTGACGACACGCAACACGGTGCCGATCTGTTTGATCTGAAAGTCGCGGGCAATATCTATAGCCGTATCATGAACCCGACGAACGCCGTGCTGGAGCAGCGACTGGCGGCGATTGAAGGCGGCATTGGCGCGCTGGTGCTTTCATCCGGTATGGCGGCGATTACCTATTCGCTCCAGGCACTCACGCAGGTTGGGGACAATATCGTCAGTACCAGCCAGCTGTACGGCGGAACCTATAACCTGTTTGCCCATACATTGCCGCGTCAGGGCGTTGAAGTGCGTATGGCTTCTTTCGATGATTTTACGACGCTGGAGTCGCTGATTGACGAGCGCACCCGCGCCGTTTTTTGTGAATCTATCGGGAATCCGGCGGGAAATATCGTGGACATTGCCAAAATCGCGGACATTGCGCATCGCCACGGCGTCCCGGTGATTGTTGATAATACCGTGGCGACGCCCGTGCTGTGCCGACCTTTTGAGCACGGTGCAGATATCGTCGTCCACTCGCTGACCAAATATATCGGCGGTCACGGCACCACGATTGGCGGTGTGATTATCGATTCCGGCAAGTTTGACTGGGTGGCGAATAAATCGCGTTTCCCGTTACTGAACGAGCCCGATCCCTCGTATCACGGCGTGGTGTATACCGACGCTTTCGGTCCGGCGGCCTATATCGGACGCTGCCGGGTGGTGCCGCTGCGTAATACGGGCGCGGCGCTTTCTCCACATAGTGCGTTCTTGCTATTGCAGGGGCTGGAAACCCTCAGCCTGCGTATTGAACGCCATTGCAGCAATGCGGAAGCGTTGGCTGGCTACCTGAATCAGCATCCGCTGGTTACCTGGGTGAACTATGGTGCGTTGCCGGATAGCCCCTATAAAGCAAACTGCGACAAAATTACCTCGGGCAAAGCGTCTGGGATTATCAGTTTTGGCATCAAGGGCGGGAAAACGGCAGGCGGCCACTTTATTGATGCGTTGAAGATGATCTTACGGCTGGTGAACATTGGCGATGCCAAATCGCTAGCGTGTCATCCGGCAAGTACCACGCACCGTCAGTTGAATGCGGAAGAGCTGGCGAAAGCAGGCGTGAGTGAGGATTTGGTCCGAATTTCGGTTGGCATTGAGCACATTGACGACATCATCGCTGATGTGGCGCAGGCGCTGGAAGCTTCGCAGAAGTAG